The proteins below come from a single Saccharopolyspora sp. SCSIO 74807 genomic window:
- a CDS encoding macrolide family glycosyltransferase, whose translation MKHFAFVSMPAHGHVNPTLPIVEELVRRGHRVSYGVGAAFAPVVEAAGATAVPTGSEMPKLPSNFGGTFDPEAMAPFMQHRLADLRENFPVLLEHFQQDPPDAVCFDDGEISGPMLAEKLGVPDVALVPHFAGNERFSFRDLLREHSADAFDHEEHPVFQDFKARLAEIKTEFGVTTESGGFGQTIPSSLNLVFLPAEFQIAVETFDDRFRFIGPSVGGRAESDWRPADSGKPLLFISLGTIFNQRADFFRTCIEAFRDSGWQVAMSIGNVVEPAELGEIPDDFEVRPSFPQPAVLRHASAFLTHSGMNSTMEALYYGVPPIAVPQMQEQQANARRLEELELGRYLDSDEITAAQLRDAVQEVAESSEIRAAVHKMSEAVRNSGGAPAGVDALEAHLGG comes from the coding sequence ATGAAGCACTTCGCGTTCGTCAGCATGCCCGCGCACGGTCACGTCAACCCCACATTGCCGATCGTTGAAGAGCTGGTCCGGCGGGGCCACCGGGTCAGCTACGGCGTCGGCGCCGCGTTCGCCCCGGTGGTCGAGGCGGCGGGCGCGACCGCGGTGCCCACCGGCAGCGAGATGCCAAAGCTGCCCTCGAACTTCGGCGGCACGTTCGACCCGGAAGCGATGGCGCCGTTCATGCAGCACCGGCTCGCCGACCTGCGGGAGAACTTCCCCGTGCTGCTCGAGCACTTCCAGCAGGATCCGCCGGACGCGGTGTGCTTCGACGACGGCGAGATCTCCGGGCCGATGCTGGCCGAGAAGCTGGGCGTGCCGGACGTGGCGCTGGTCCCGCACTTCGCGGGCAACGAGCGCTTCTCGTTCCGCGACCTGCTGCGGGAGCACTCGGCCGATGCGTTCGACCACGAGGAACACCCGGTGTTCCAGGACTTCAAGGCGCGGCTGGCGGAGATCAAGACCGAGTTCGGGGTGACCACCGAATCCGGCGGGTTCGGGCAGACCATCCCGTCCTCGTTGAACCTGGTGTTCCTGCCCGCGGAGTTCCAGATCGCGGTGGAGACCTTCGACGATCGGTTCCGGTTCATCGGCCCGTCGGTCGGCGGGCGCGCGGAGTCGGACTGGCGGCCCGCGGACTCCGGGAAGCCGCTGCTGTTCATCTCGCTGGGCACGATCTTCAACCAGCGCGCGGACTTCTTCCGCACCTGCATCGAGGCGTTCCGGGACAGCGGCTGGCAGGTCGCGATGTCCATCGGCAACGTCGTCGAGCCCGCCGAACTCGGCGAGATCCCGGACGACTTCGAGGTCCGCCCGAGCTTCCCGCAGCCCGCGGTGCTGCGGCACGCCAGCGCGTTCCTCACGCATTCCGGCATGAACTCGACGATGGAGGCGCTCTACTACGGGGTGCCGCCGATCGCGGTGCCGCAGATGCAGGAGCAGCAGGCCAACGCGCGGCGGCTGGAGGAACTCGAACTCGGGCGGTACCTGGACTCCGACGAGATCACCGCCGCGCAGCTGCGCGATGCGGTGCAGGAAGTCGCCGAGTCCTCCGAGATCCGCGCCGCCGTGCACAAGATGTCCGAGGCCGTCCGCAACTCCGGCGGCGCCCCGGCGGGCGTCGACGCCTTGGAGGCGCACCTCGGCGGCTGA